The following proteins come from a genomic window of Brevinematia bacterium:
- a CDS encoding enoyl-ACP reductase, translating to MGLMEGKRGVVFGVANKWSIAWAISKSLHREKAEILLSYLGEEDKIKELASEINAKIFPCDVSKDEDIVRLFEFVGREFGKIDFIVHSIAFAPREALQGRYIDTTREAFRIALDISAYSLVKIVKEAEKYLNDNSAIVTMTYLGSVRAVPNYNVMGVAKAALESSVRYIAYDLGSRGIRCNAISAGPIKTLAARGISGFMSMYEEYPKRSALKRNVSAEEVAETALFLLSNLSSGITGEVIYVDAGYEIMGM from the coding sequence ATGGGATTGATGGAAGGTAAGAGGGGAGTTGTTTTTGGTGTTGCTAACAAATGGAGTATTGCGTGGGCAATATCAAAGTCACTGCATAGAGAGAAGGCAGAGATACTTCTTTCCTACTTAGGTGAAGAAGATAAAATCAAGGAATTAGCCAGTGAAATTAATGCAAAGATTTTTCCATGTGATGTTTCAAAGGATGAAGATATTGTGAGGCTTTTTGAATTCGTTGGTAGAGAGTTTGGAAAGATTGATTTTATTGTGCACTCAATTGCTTTTGCTCCAAGGGAGGCACTACAGGGAAGATATATTGATACCACTAGAGAGGCATTTAGAATCGCACTTGATATAAGTGCTTATTCTCTTGTCAAGATTGTCAAAGAGGCAGAGAAGTATTTGAATGACAACTCTGCCATAGTTACTATGACTTACCTTGGCTCTGTCAGAGCGGTTCCGAACTACAACGTTATGGGTGTTGCAAAAGCTGCGCTTGAGTCTAGTGTAAGATACATCGCTTACGACCTAGGTTCAAGAGGTATAAGGTGTAATGCAATTTCTGCAGGACCAATAAAAACATTAGCTGCTAGAGGTATAAGTGGATTTATGAGTATGTATGAAGAGTATCCTAAAAGATCTGCACTCAAGCGAAACGTAAGTGCGGAGGAAGTAGCAGAAACTGCTCTGTTTCTTTTAAGTAACCTCTCTTCTGGAATAACTGGTGAGGTTATATACGTGGACGCTGGGTATGAAATAATGGGAATGTAG